A genomic stretch from Lycium ferocissimum isolate CSIRO_LF1 unplaced genomic scaffold, AGI_CSIRO_Lferr_CH_V1 ctg298, whole genome shotgun sequence includes:
- the LOC132043893 gene encoding putative receptor protein kinase ZmPK1 — translation MANRDEPVNGKHSQLSLTKSGNVVLTDADQRTVWATATQSNASVELKLLNNGNLVLAASQDTSTIWQSFDTPTNTLLPGQALTKNSKLVSLRSSTNYSSGFYKLQFADNNVLQLLYEGLEMSGVYWPPSWQTSVAAGRSTYNNSKIAVLDRLGQFKSTDKFNFKTADHGEGGIQRRLTLDIDGNIRVYSLNKQRNNWEVSWQLNWQPCLIHGICGLNSLCTYSHDSGRKCTCLQHHKMKNVTDWSYGCEPDFKLSCPDSNRVDFVHLRHVEFFGYDITYYKNHTLEQCKQKCSDNCSCKGFQFNFESGDGVYSCYLKTLLFNGYRSPSWEDSVYIKLPKNVRSSYEEGPTGKLQCERTHEVLVERIYKRKEQHGWLKSFIGFTVALGVFEIICLVSYLITILKRSKATFGQVYIPVFNRFKRFTYAELKKATSNFRDEIGQGSGGVVYKGKLSDNRIAAIKCLKLEANQGEAEFLAEVSTIGKLNHMNLIDLWGYCAEGKHRLLVYEYMEHGSLADNLHANNILDWEKRFEIALGTAKGLAYLHEECLEWVLHCDIKPQNILLDSNYEPKVADFGLSKLLHRGGVDNLSFSKIRGTRGYMAPEWIFRHPITSKVDVYSYGIVLLELITGKSPNRAQRNNMDNDEMQDTMLVTWVREKMHGVEQTASQIQQVVDPTLDGVNYLGKMEVLIKVALQCSEEDKDARPSMSQVVDMLQA, via the coding sequence ATGGCTAACAGAGACGAACCCGTGAACGGAAAGCACTCACAACTTTCCTTAACGAAATCAGGCAATGTTGTTCTTACTGATGCTGACCAGCGCACTGTTTGGGCCACTGCAACACAATCAAATGCCTCTGTTGAATTGAAACTCTTGAACAACGGCAACCTAGTTCTTGCAGCTTCACAGGACACAAGTACTATTTGGCAAAGTTTTGACACACCAACTAACACACTCCTTCCTGGACAAGCACTGACCAAAAATTCAAAGCTTGTATCTCTAAGAAGCTCAACCAATTACTCATCAGGCTTTTACAAGCTACAATTCGCTGATAATAATGTTCTCCAGCTTCTTTATGAAGGCTTAGAGATGTCAGGTGTTTACTGGCCACCCTCGTGGCAAACAAGCGTGGCAGCTGGACGATCCACCTACAACAATAGCAAAATTGCAGTGCTAGACCGTTTAGGCCAATTCAAATCGACTGATAAGTTCAACTTTAAAACTGCTGATCATGGTGAAGGAGGCATTCAAAGAAGATTAACATTGGATATTGATGGGAATATCCGAGTGTACAGCCTGAATAAGCAGAGGAATAATTGGGAAGTTTCTTGGCAACTTAATTGGCAACCCTGCTTAATTCATGGAATTTGTGGGTTGAACAGTTTATGCACTTATAGTCATGATTCTGGTAGGAAATGCACTTGCCTACAACATCATAAGATGAAAAATGTGACTGATTGGTCTTATGGGTGCGAACCAGATTTTAAGCTCTCTTGCCCTGATAGCAATAGGGTGGATTTCGTTCATCTTCGTCACGTTGAATTCTTCGGGTATGACATTACGTATTATAAAAATCACACCTTGGAGCAATGCAAACAGAAGTGCTCAGATAACTGCAGCTGCAAAGGATTTCAATTCAACTTTGAATCGGGGGATGGCGTTTATAGCTGCTATCTTAAGACACTTCTCTTCAATGGGTACCGCTCACCATCCTGGGAAGATTCAGTTTACATTAAACTGCCCAAGAATGTTCGTAGTTCGTATGAGGAAGGACCTACAGGCAAATTGCAGTGTGAAAGAACACATGAAGTGTTGGTGGAAAGAATTTACAAACGAAAAGAGCAACATGGATGGTTAAAGTCATTTATTGGGTTTACTGTTGCACTTGGAGTGTTCGAGATCATATGCCTTGTCTCTTATTTGATAACTATTCTCAAACGCTCTAAGGCAACATTTGGTCAGGTTTATATTCCGGTTTTCAATAGGTTCAAGAGATTCACCTATGCCGAGCTGAAAAAAGCAACGTCTAATTTCAGAGATGAAATTGGACAAGGAAGTGGCGGTGTCGTGTACAAAGGCAAATTATCGGACAACAGAATAGCAGCCATCAAGTGTCTCAAATTAGAAGCCAATCAAGGAGAAGCTGAATTTCTTGCAGAGGTGAGCACAATTGGCAAGCTTAACCACATGAACTTGATAGATCTATGGGGTTATTGTGCCGAGGGAAAACACAGGCTCCTAGTGTACGAGTACATGGAACATGGTTCTTTAGCAGATAATTTACATGCCAACAATATTCTTGATTGGGAAAAGAGGTTTGAGATAGCTTTGGGAACGGCAAAAGGTCTTGCTTACTTACATGAAGAGTGTCTAGAATGGGTTTTGCATTGTGATATAAAGCCTCAGAATATTCTTTTGGACTCAAATTACGAGCCAAAGGTAGCTGATTTTGGTCTCTCAAAGCTATTACACCGAGGTGGAGTGGACAATCTAAGCTTTTCGAAAATAAGGGGGACAAGGGGTTACATGGCTCCTGAATGGATTTTTCGCCATCCCATCACCTCCAAAGTTGATGTCTACAGCTATGGAATAGTACTGCTAGAATTGATCACCGGTAAGAGCCCAAACCGAGCTCAACGTAATAACATGGATAATGATGAGATGCAAGATACAATGCTTGTTACTTGGGTTCGAGAGAAGATGCATGGAGTTGAGCAAACAGCttcacaaattcaacaagtCGTGGACCCTACTTTAGATGGTGTTAACTACTTGGGAAAAATGGAAGTTCTGATAAAAGTAGCTTTGCAGTGTTCAGAAGAAGACAAAGATGCAAGACCCAGCATGAGCCAAGTGGTGGATATGCTACAAGCATAA